A single Vulpes lagopus strain Blue_001 chromosome 3, ASM1834538v1, whole genome shotgun sequence DNA region contains:
- the RPUSD1 gene encoding RNA pseudouridylate synthase domain-containing protein 1 isoform X2 produces the protein MEPGRIENLSVVYQSRDFLVVNKHWDLRIDSRMWREIPTLQKQLRHHFPELADPDTYYGFRFCHQLDFSTSGALCVALNKAAAGSAYKCFKERRVTKAYLALVRGHVQESRMTINYAIGRNSTEGRAHTMCIEGTEGCENPKPSLTELVVLEHGLYAGDPVSKVLLQPLTGRTHQLRVHCSALSHPVVGDLTYGQALDQEEQPFRMMLHAFYLRIPTRSECVEACTPDPFVPALDACWSPHTLVQSLDQLVQVLRAAPDPDPTEGCPASCSTPTLPSKSPETEAQRASCLQWLSEWTLEPDH, from the exons ATGGAGCCGGGCCGGATAGAGAACCTGTCCGTGGTGTACCAGAGCCGGGACTTCCTGGTGGTGAACAAGCACTGGGACTTGCGCATCGACAGCAGGATGTGGCGCGAGATTCCCACCCTCCAGAAGCAGCTGCGCCACCACTTCCCGGAGTTAGCGGATCCTGACACCTACTATGGCTTCAG GTTCTGCCACCAGTTGGACTTCTCCACCAGCGGGGCACTCTGTGTGGCCTTGAACAAGGCGGCAGCGGGCAGCGCGTACAAGTGCTTCAAGGAGCGGCGTGTCACCAAGGCCTATCTGGCTCTG GTGCGGGGACACGTGCAGGAGAGCCGGATGACCATCAACTATGCCATCGGCAGGAACAGCACAGAGGGTCGGGCTCACACCATGTGCATTGAGGGCACAGAGG GCTGTGAGAACCCCAAACCGAGCCTGACAGAGCTGGTAGTCCTGGAACACGGGCTGTATGCAGGCGATCCCGTCTCCAAAGTGCTGCTGCAGCCACTCACAG GCCGGACGCACCAGCTGCGTGTGCATTGCAGTGCTCTCAGCCATCCTGTCGTGGGGGACCTGACCTACGGGCAGGCGTTGGACCAAGAAGAGCAGCCCTTCCGCATGATGTTGCACGCCTTTTATCTGCGTATCCCCACCCGCAGCGAGTGTGTGGAGGCCTGCACACCAGATCCCTTCGTGCCGGCGCTCGATGCCTGCTGGAGCCCCCACACCCTAGTGCAGTCACTGGACCAGCTCGTCCAGGTCCTGAGGGCTGCTCCCGATCCTGATCCCACAGAAGGGTGCCCTGCGTCTTGCAGCACTCCCACACTCCCCAGCAAGTCCCCTGAGACAGAGGCGCAGCGGGCCTCCTGCCTGCAGTGGCTGTCAGAGTGGACACTGGAGCCTGACCACTGA
- the RPUSD1 gene encoding RNA pseudouridylate synthase domain-containing protein 1 isoform X3 produces the protein MEPGRIENLSVVYQSRDFLVVNKHWDLRIDSRMWREIPTLQKQLRHHFPELADPDTYYGFRFCHQLDFSTSGALCVALNKAAAGSAYKCFKERRVTKAYLALQVRGHVQESRMTINYAIGRNSTEGCENPKPSLTELVVLEHGLYAGDPVSKVLLQPLTGRTHQLRVHCSALSHPVVGDLTYGQALDQEEQPFRMMLHAFYLRIPTRSECVEACTPDPFVPALDACWSPHTLVQSLDQLVQVLRAAPDPDPTEGCPASCSTPTLPSKSPETEAQRASCLQWLSEWTLEPDH, from the exons ATGGAGCCGGGCCGGATAGAGAACCTGTCCGTGGTGTACCAGAGCCGGGACTTCCTGGTGGTGAACAAGCACTGGGACTTGCGCATCGACAGCAGGATGTGGCGCGAGATTCCCACCCTCCAGAAGCAGCTGCGCCACCACTTCCCGGAGTTAGCGGATCCTGACACCTACTATGGCTTCAG GTTCTGCCACCAGTTGGACTTCTCCACCAGCGGGGCACTCTGTGTGGCCTTGAACAAGGCGGCAGCGGGCAGCGCGTACAAGTGCTTCAAGGAGCGGCGTGTCACCAAGGCCTATCTGGCTCTG CAGGTGCGGGGACACGTGCAGGAGAGCCGGATGACCATCAACTATGCCATCGGCAGGAACAGCACAGAGG GCTGTGAGAACCCCAAACCGAGCCTGACAGAGCTGGTAGTCCTGGAACACGGGCTGTATGCAGGCGATCCCGTCTCCAAAGTGCTGCTGCAGCCACTCACAG GCCGGACGCACCAGCTGCGTGTGCATTGCAGTGCTCTCAGCCATCCTGTCGTGGGGGACCTGACCTACGGGCAGGCGTTGGACCAAGAAGAGCAGCCCTTCCGCATGATGTTGCACGCCTTTTATCTGCGTATCCCCACCCGCAGCGAGTGTGTGGAGGCCTGCACACCAGATCCCTTCGTGCCGGCGCTCGATGCCTGCTGGAGCCCCCACACCCTAGTGCAGTCACTGGACCAGCTCGTCCAGGTCCTGAGGGCTGCTCCCGATCCTGATCCCACAGAAGGGTGCCCTGCGTCTTGCAGCACTCCCACACTCCCCAGCAAGTCCCCTGAGACAGAGGCGCAGCGGGCCTCCTGCCTGCAGTGGCTGTCAGAGTGGACACTGGAGCCTGACCACTGA
- the RPUSD1 gene encoding RNA pseudouridylate synthase domain-containing protein 1 isoform X1 encodes MEPGRIENLSVVYQSRDFLVVNKHWDLRIDSRMWREIPTLQKQLRHHFPELADPDTYYGFRFCHQLDFSTSGALCVALNKAAAGSAYKCFKERRVTKAYLALQVRGHVQESRMTINYAIGRNSTEGRAHTMCIEGTEGCENPKPSLTELVVLEHGLYAGDPVSKVLLQPLTGRTHQLRVHCSALSHPVVGDLTYGQALDQEEQPFRMMLHAFYLRIPTRSECVEACTPDPFVPALDACWSPHTLVQSLDQLVQVLRAAPDPDPTEGCPASCSTPTLPSKSPETEAQRASCLQWLSEWTLEPDH; translated from the exons ATGGAGCCGGGCCGGATAGAGAACCTGTCCGTGGTGTACCAGAGCCGGGACTTCCTGGTGGTGAACAAGCACTGGGACTTGCGCATCGACAGCAGGATGTGGCGCGAGATTCCCACCCTCCAGAAGCAGCTGCGCCACCACTTCCCGGAGTTAGCGGATCCTGACACCTACTATGGCTTCAG GTTCTGCCACCAGTTGGACTTCTCCACCAGCGGGGCACTCTGTGTGGCCTTGAACAAGGCGGCAGCGGGCAGCGCGTACAAGTGCTTCAAGGAGCGGCGTGTCACCAAGGCCTATCTGGCTCTG CAGGTGCGGGGACACGTGCAGGAGAGCCGGATGACCATCAACTATGCCATCGGCAGGAACAGCACAGAGGGTCGGGCTCACACCATGTGCATTGAGGGCACAGAGG GCTGTGAGAACCCCAAACCGAGCCTGACAGAGCTGGTAGTCCTGGAACACGGGCTGTATGCAGGCGATCCCGTCTCCAAAGTGCTGCTGCAGCCACTCACAG GCCGGACGCACCAGCTGCGTGTGCATTGCAGTGCTCTCAGCCATCCTGTCGTGGGGGACCTGACCTACGGGCAGGCGTTGGACCAAGAAGAGCAGCCCTTCCGCATGATGTTGCACGCCTTTTATCTGCGTATCCCCACCCGCAGCGAGTGTGTGGAGGCCTGCACACCAGATCCCTTCGTGCCGGCGCTCGATGCCTGCTGGAGCCCCCACACCCTAGTGCAGTCACTGGACCAGCTCGTCCAGGTCCTGAGGGCTGCTCCCGATCCTGATCCCACAGAAGGGTGCCCTGCGTCTTGCAGCACTCCCACACTCCCCAGCAAGTCCCCTGAGACAGAGGCGCAGCGGGCCTCCTGCCTGCAGTGGCTGTCAGAGTGGACACTGGAGCCTGACCACTGA
- the RPUSD1 gene encoding RNA pseudouridylate synthase domain-containing protein 1 isoform X4, with the protein MEPGRIENLSVVYQSRDFLVVNKHWDLRIDSRMWREIPTLQKQLRHHFPELADPDTYYGFRFCHQLDFSTSGALCVALNKAAAGSAYKCFKERRVTKAYLALVRGHVQESRMTINYAIGRNSTEGCENPKPSLTELVVLEHGLYAGDPVSKVLLQPLTGRTHQLRVHCSALSHPVVGDLTYGQALDQEEQPFRMMLHAFYLRIPTRSECVEACTPDPFVPALDACWSPHTLVQSLDQLVQVLRAAPDPDPTEGCPASCSTPTLPSKSPETEAQRASCLQWLSEWTLEPDH; encoded by the exons ATGGAGCCGGGCCGGATAGAGAACCTGTCCGTGGTGTACCAGAGCCGGGACTTCCTGGTGGTGAACAAGCACTGGGACTTGCGCATCGACAGCAGGATGTGGCGCGAGATTCCCACCCTCCAGAAGCAGCTGCGCCACCACTTCCCGGAGTTAGCGGATCCTGACACCTACTATGGCTTCAG GTTCTGCCACCAGTTGGACTTCTCCACCAGCGGGGCACTCTGTGTGGCCTTGAACAAGGCGGCAGCGGGCAGCGCGTACAAGTGCTTCAAGGAGCGGCGTGTCACCAAGGCCTATCTGGCTCTG GTGCGGGGACACGTGCAGGAGAGCCGGATGACCATCAACTATGCCATCGGCAGGAACAGCACAGAGG GCTGTGAGAACCCCAAACCGAGCCTGACAGAGCTGGTAGTCCTGGAACACGGGCTGTATGCAGGCGATCCCGTCTCCAAAGTGCTGCTGCAGCCACTCACAG GCCGGACGCACCAGCTGCGTGTGCATTGCAGTGCTCTCAGCCATCCTGTCGTGGGGGACCTGACCTACGGGCAGGCGTTGGACCAAGAAGAGCAGCCCTTCCGCATGATGTTGCACGCCTTTTATCTGCGTATCCCCACCCGCAGCGAGTGTGTGGAGGCCTGCACACCAGATCCCTTCGTGCCGGCGCTCGATGCCTGCTGGAGCCCCCACACCCTAGTGCAGTCACTGGACCAGCTCGTCCAGGTCCTGAGGGCTGCTCCCGATCCTGATCCCACAGAAGGGTGCCCTGCGTCTTGCAGCACTCCCACACTCCCCAGCAAGTCCCCTGAGACAGAGGCGCAGCGGGCCTCCTGCCTGCAGTGGCTGTCAGAGTGGACACTGGAGCCTGACCACTGA
- the LOC121487114 gene encoding mesothelin-like protein encodes MDPVVLAADLSLPCHAASTLRPYVDVGLCVKDWHWLVLDPRPVTPHLPARTSSAHHTAMGPRAGAQVSPGLAVLVWLTTHCCCPQAQGLSERGLDASRADPWAIANTSSLLHNFWCQPASQLPRDQLSDLIRGMATQQALLRAWQLSCLANLVTLRGLQDDFELHPPDLLLFYDLTQVREARCRAFIHRATQGDTELLANLPDQRAALRHMALACLGGPRLQLSASDLLLLGVLVCDMDASSIEAADPRVLENLQRCRGLTTTQQAALNTLLASGTTVLGPPGSWDLEGLQALGPLATYISPSLWMQVQEAVGLDFFRGMVATYRAGQLSQCDARRFVTGFLEAKAESVSSRPKRGTGRPCLRGDITAATLHDNLFLVRYDCLQLESCLGSRVLTANLDPLLQHPLPAECQRVVKAKLARVYPHGVPEEQLRLITSLVYLYSRSEIGQWNITSRDTVVALLASDVALENQTEAVLQKYLDHNGTITGALLVAIGGWRLCWMSPRQIQAIRPSEFRQAGALDISSCPQSRKDVLYTKAREAFGGARSTAAYYRLMRPYLGGAPVEELRHLVQANVSMDIDTFTTLNPRVLQNLSVGNVTTLLGQNVGDLRKARSHPTISSWLRSLNTSALGELGLDTDPASPPGPARPTTGTPSTTPGVPYPAPTSGQPGNDAPASGSPPAHRGYLLLAVALPLGLLWLLHLGSPGPSQDSLWGSCTKASEDGTAPAPHAGKLRLRLRVELDTRPVRAAGSGPRGPGHSPHPRDLWGWSLLTPSSQDTELE; translated from the exons ATGGACCCTGTGGTCCTGGCTGCTGACCTGTCCTTGCCTTGCCATGCAGCGAGCACCCTGCGGCCCTATGTGGATGTGGGGCTCTGTGTGAAGGATTGGCACTGG CTTGTCCTGGACCCACGGCCCGTGACCCCACACCTTCCTGCCAGGACAAGCAGTGCTCACCACACAGCCATGGGCCCCAGAGCAG GTGCCCAGGTGAGCCCAGGCCTCGCCGTCCTCGTGTGGCTCACCACGCACTGCTGTtgtccccaggcccagggcctctCCGAGCGAGGGCTGGATGCCAGCAGGGCCGACCCCTGGGCCAT CGCCAACACCTCCTCCCTCTTGCACAACTTCTGGTGCCAGCCGGCCAGCCAGCTGCCCCGGGACCAGCTTTCCGATCTCATCAGGGGGATGGCAACACAGCAGGCACTTCTCAGAGCCTGGCAG CTCAGCTGCCTGGCCAACCTGGTCACTCTGCGCGGCCTCCAGGACGACTTTGAGCTCCACCCCCCGGACCTGCTGCTCTTCTATGA CCTGACTCAGGTGAGGGAAGCCAGGTGCCGGGCCTTCAtccaccgcgccacccaggggGACACGGAGCTGCTAGCCAACCTGCCAGACCAGAGGGCCGCCCTGCGACACATGGCCTTGGCCTGCCTG GGGGGGCCCCGGCTGCAGCTCAGCGCCTCTGACCTGCTGCTCCTCGGGGTCTTGGTGTGTGACATGGACGCGTCCAGCATCGAGGCCGCAGACCCCCGTGTGCTGGAGAACTTGCAGCGCTGCCGCGGGCTCACTACCACCCAGCAAGCCGCCCTCAACACGCTGCTAGCCAGTGGCACGACCGTGCTTGG GCCTCCTGGTTCCTGGGACCTAGAGGGGCTGCAGGCTCTAGGACCCCTGGCCACCTACATCAGCCCCAGCCTGTGGATGCAGGTGCAGGAG GCTGTGGGCCTGGACTTCTTCAGGGGCATGGTGGCCACGTACCGAGCTGGGCAGCTCAGCCAGTGCGATGCCAGGCGCTTCGTCACTGGCTTCCTCGAGGCCAAGGCTGAGTCGGTGTCCTCTCGGCCCAAGAGGGGCACAG GGAGACCCTGCCTCCGTGGAGACATCACGGCGGCCACGCTGCATGACAACCTGTTTCTAGTGCGCTATGACTGCTTGCAGCTGGAGTCCTGCCTGGGCAGCCGCGTGCTCACAGCCAACCTGGACCCCCTGCTGCAGCACCCCCTGCCAGCCGAGTGCCAGCGCGTCGTCAAGGCCAAGCTGGCTCGG GTCTACCCACACGGTGTCCCCGAGGAGCAGCTGCGACTCATCACCTCGCTGGTCTACCTCTACTCCCGCTCGGAGATTGGCCAGTGGAACATCACGTCCAGGGACACGGTTGTGGCCCTGCTGGCCTCGGACGTGGCCCTGGAGAACCAGACTGAG GCTGTCCTACAGAAGTACCTGGACCACAACGGCACCATCACCGGCGCCCTGCTCGTGGCCATCGGGGGCTGGCGCCTCTGCTGGATGAGTCCCCGGCAGATCCAGGCCATCAGGCCCTCGGAGTTCCG GCAGGCTGGGGCCTTGGACATCTCCTCCTGCCCTCAGAGCCGCAAAGACGTGCTCTACACCAAGGCCCGTGAGGCCTTTGGCGGCGCCAGGAGCACAGCGGCCTACTACCGCCTCATGCGTCCCTACCTGG GCGGCGCCCCTGTGGAGGAGCTCCGGCACCTGGTCCAGGCGAACGTCTCCATGGACATCGACACCTTCACCACGCTGAACCCCCGAGTGCTGCAG AACCTGAGTGTGGGCAATGTGACGACACTGCTGGGCCAGAACGTGGGAGACCTGCGGAAGGCGCGCAGCCACCCGACCATCAGCTCCTGGCTCCGCAGCCTGAACACGTCGGCCCTAGGAGAGCTGGGCCTGGACACGGATCCCGCcagcccccccggccccgcccgccccaccACCGGGACCCCCAGCACCACACCTGGGGTGCCCTACCCAGCCCCCACCTCGGGCCAGCCTGGGAACGATGCCCCTGCCTCCG GCAGCCCACCAGCCCACCGGGGGTACCTGCTACTCGCCGTGGCCCTGCCCTTGGGCCTCCTGTGGCTGCTGCACTtgggctccccaggccccagccagGATTCCTTGTGGGGCTCCTGCACCAAGGCCTCCGAAGATGGCACTGCCCCAGCACCGcatgcagggaaactgaggctgaggctgagggtGGAGCTGGACACCCGTCCAGTCCGAGCTGCAGGCTCCGGGCCCAGAGGACCTGGCCACAGCCCACATCCTAGGGATTTGTGGGGCTGGTCCCTACTCACACCCAGCTCCCAGGACACGGAGCTGGAATGA
- the LOC121487972 gene encoding mesothelin-like, giving the protein MALQTAQPPLGSRWTSTRGSLLLLLLSLGWVLPSRAQAADSRLGVMTPWLQGTSRDLTWQRPELTVILSRDRRNTQKKVCPPGQKAHMVDENLVFYEEWELEACVDGALLEAQMDRVNMVPFTYQQLDVFKRKLDQLYPQGYPESLIQHLGYFFFEITPEDIHKWNVTSLETVKSLLKVSKGHKVDAQVAALIARYVAGGGQLDKATLDVLATFSPMYLCVLSPEQLGSVQHSVIWVARAQDLDACRPPQMDVLYPKARTAFQNLSGSEYFLRIKPYLGGARTEDLRALSRQNVSMDTATFKILRREAVLPLTVAEVQNLLGANLAGLKAEQGNSPVRDWILRQRQDDLDRLGLGLHGGIPNGYLVMDLSFREALSGGARLLGPGPVFTAILALLLGLTPK; this is encoded by the exons ATGGCCCTGCAGACTGCTCAGCCTCCCCTGGGGTCCCGTTGGACCTCCACACGTGGcagcctcctgctcctgctcctcagCCTTG GGTGGGTGTTACCTTCCAGGGCCCAGGCTGCAGACTCAAGACTG GGTGTCATGACCCCATGGCTGCAAGGCACCTCCCGAGACCTGACCTGGCAGCGGCCTGAGCTCACTGTCATCCTCTCGAGGGACCGGCGGAACACACAGA AGAAGGTCTGCCCCCCAGGGCAGAAGGCCCACATGGTGGATGAAAACCTTGTCTTCTATGAGGAGTGGGAGCTGGAGGCTTGTGTGGACGGGGCCCTGCTGGAGGCTCAGATGGACCGGGTGAACATGGTGCCCTTCACCTACCAGCAGCTTGATGTTTTTAAGCGAAAACTGGACCAG CTCTACCCACAGGGGTACCCTGAGTCCCTGATCCAGCACCTGGGGTACTTCTTCTTCGAGATCACCCCTGAGGACATCCACAAGTGGAACGTGACATCCCTGGAAACAGTGAAATCTCTTCTTAAAGTCAGCAAAGGGCACAAAGTGGATGCTCAG GTGGCTGCCCTGATTGCCCGCTACGTGGCGGGAGGGGGCCAGCTGGACAAGGCCACCCTGGACGTACTGGCCACCTTCAGTCCCATGTACCTGTGTGTCCTCAGTCCTGAGCAGCTGGGCTCTGTGCAGCACAGTGTTATTTG GGTGGCCAGGGCCCAGGACCTGGATGCATGCCGCCCACCGCAGATGGACGTCCTCTACCCCAAGGCCCGCACTGCCTTCCAGAACCTGAGCGGGTCTGAATACTTTTTGAGGATCAAGCCCTACCTGG GTGGGGCCCGCACCGAGGACCTGCGGGCTCTCAGTCGGCAGAACGTAAGCATGGACACAGCCACATTCAAGATCCTGCGGAGGGAGGCGGTGCTG CCGCTGACTGTTGCCGAGGTGCAAAACCTTTTGGGTGCAAACCTGGCGGGCCTGAAGGCGGAGCAGGGGAACAGCCCCGTGCGAGACTGGATCTTACGGCAGCGACAGGATGACCTGGACCGTCTGGGCCTGGGGCTCCACGGTGGCATCCCCAACGGCTACCTGGTCATGGACCTCAGCTTCCGAG AGGCCCTCTCAGGGGGCGCCCGCCTCCTCGGACCGGGACCAGTGTTCACTGCCATCCTGGCTCTGCTCTTGGGTTTGACCCCAAAGTGA